The following are encoded together in the Malaya genurostris strain Urasoe2022 chromosome 3, Malgen_1.1, whole genome shotgun sequence genome:
- the LOC131435982 gene encoding iron-sulfur cluster assembly 2 homolog, mitochondrial → MSSLLNILSSNVIRHQHLFCRVSPFTTEAVRNGLKLSDTCVKRLKEICDDKKFLRVTIEGGGCSGFQYKFDIDEKLESDDLVYGPSNARVVIDSTSIEYVDGSTIDFHSELIRSGFRIIHNPKAEQGCSCGASFAIKI, encoded by the exons ATGTCATCTCTTCTAAATATTCTGTCGTCCAATgtgattcg ACACCAACATCTATTTTGTCGGGTTTCGCCGTTTACTACGGAAGCAGTACGAAATGGCCTGAAATTGAGTGACACCTGTGTCAAGCGCTTGAAGGAGATTTGCGATGATAAGAAATTTCTTCGTGTTACGATCGAAGGTGGAGGATGTTCCGGATTTCAGTACAAATTTGACATAGATGAAAAACTCGAATCGGATGATTTGGTTTATGGACCTAGCAATGCCCGGGTGGTGATTGATTCAACTTCGATTGAATATGTGGATGGTTCAACGATCGACTTCCATTCAGAATTGATACGATCTGGCTTTAGGATTATTCATAATCCCAAAGCAGAGCAAGGATGTTCCTGTGGAGCTTCTTTCGCAATCAAAATTTAA
- the LOC131438267 gene encoding ADP-dependent glucokinase, with translation MGATSYLTLLTALSVFTALFAILYQAYLASNDLKKLTLILQNLKKLEQEFPVNKPRVAIGYGSCSDLYVKAVDFLNFTTSLEELLHQTSFNVDDINTENDFLQSFAYYFQRGAAAERFTTNKAMFRKLVTQAKKSFNAEPRWALGGNAPVIASRLAAEGADVMLGAKMSLKLKTHLNPDIHLTGSLIDDDDIHLILEYKTGDEWGTLRTPRANRYILHNDHHNPFISSLEELEQALPEFDPHLFVVSGLQMMDNFVYDQGVREDRIEKVCNQMQTQSSDTLVHFEMASFVELEFLQLLLHKIVPYSDSIGMNEQELDNLQQVLDTGKISLVADSNPRVAQSLDQARHVFKMLNEDYFKNYLAEKQRRLLSRIHLHTLAYQAILVVKDGKWNNTKNAAAKASLTAHRHVCASTIVNPDAAYRLLDDSFATSTEYGAARIPFSEHDPVSCWNETIAINDHKQLDVEICVAPVLICKIAKQTAGAGDNISAAGLILQI, from the exons ATGGGAGCGACATCATATCTAACTTTGCTGACTGCCTTAAGTGTATTCACGGCTTTATTTGCCATACTTTATCAAGCTTATCTTGCAtcaaacgatttgaaaaagttaacattgatactgcaaaatctaaaaaaattagaGCAAGAATTCCCCGTGAACAAACCGAGGGTCGCCATTGGCTATGGATCTTGCAGTGATCTGTACGTGAAGGCGGTGGATTTCCTAAATTTTACAACCAGCTTGGAAGAACTCTTACATCAGACATCGTTCAACGTGGACGATATTAACACAGAAAATGATTTCTTGCAAAGTTTTGCGTATTACTTTCAGAGAGGTGCTGCCGCAGA ACGCTTCACTACCAATAAAGCTATGTTTAGGAAACTAGTCACACAAGCTAAGAAATCTTTCAACGCAGAACCAAGATGGGCACTAGGAGGAAATGCTCCCGTGATAGCATCACGTTTAGCTGCGGAAGGTGCGGATGTGATGCTGGGAGCCAAAATGTCATTGAA GCTAAAAACTCACCTTAATCCAGATATTCACCTAACTGGTAGTTTGATCGATGACGATGACATTCATCTGATACTTGAATACAAAACAGGCGATGAATGGGGTACCCTGCGAACTCCTCGAGCCAATCGGTATATATTACACAACGATCATCACAATCCATTTATTAGCTCCTTAGAAGAACTAGAGCAAGCCTTACCTGAATTCGATCCTCATTTATTCGTAGTAAGTGGCTTACAAATGATGGATAATTTCGTATATGATCAAGGTGTACGGGAAGACCGAATCGAAAAAGTCTGTAATCAAATGCAAACGCAATCGTCTGATACTCTAGTACACTTTGAAATGGCCAGCTTTGTGGAGTTAGAATTTCTGCAATTACTTCTGCATAAGATTGTACCGTACAGCGATTCGATTGGTATGAACGAACAAGAATTAGATAATCTACAACAGGTACTGGATACTGGGAAAATCAGTCTAGTAGCGGATAGTAACCCGCGAGTCGCCCAATCACTCGATCAGGCTAGACACGTCTTCAAAATGCTAAATGAAGACTATTTCAAAAACTATCTGGCCGAAAAACAACGCCGTCTGCTGTCGCGTATTCATCTGCACACGTTAGCATATCAAGCAATTCTTGTTGTAAAAGATGGCAAATGGAATAACACGAAAAATGCTGCAGCCAAAGCATCCCTCACTGCTCATAGACACGTATGTGCTAGTACTATCGTTAATCCGGATGCTGCTTATAGGCTGCTAGACGACAGTTTTGCCACTTCAACAGAGTATGGAGCCGCAAGAATTCCATTTTCAGAGCATGATCCGGTTTCCTGTTGGAACGAAACCATTGCAATAAATGACCACAAACAGCTAGATGTAGAGATCTGTGTGGCACCGGTACTGATTTGCAAGATCGCAAAACAAACTGCTGGTGCCGGCGATAACATTTCTGCGGCAGGTCTTATATTGCAAATTTAG